ACACAGGccgtttcttttgtgtgtgtgttgttttttttttttttcaaaaaacatacttcatatttcctcttttattatataaatatcatCAGTTTAACCTTTTACTGTAAGAATATAAACGTCTTAAGAggatctttgttattatttatacaaaTTCACAAACAGTACAATTCATTGATAAAGGTCTCTGGGTCTCTCTAACTCCATGGTTCTCTCTCGttggctgggggggcgggggggcggactctttaagaaaataaacgaACAGAAACCCAACAAAAATATACATCCTAGTCAAAAGTGAGTCTTCTTCTTAAAGCCAAGAGTCCCCAACCCGCACGGAAACCAAgccgtcccctcccccctcctgcagGAAGTGACTTTCTGGGGGGGGGAGACCGAGGCaggggttgggaggggagggggggaagggagggcgtGATTTGcatatatcatcatcatcatcatcatcatcatcatcctcaggGCGCCACCTGCACCCCGGACACGCGGAAAGGCGGGGACCCCGGGCGCTGGCGCGCTTGTGCTATAAATTAACCGGAGGCTGGGGGGGGCCGGGAAGCCAAAccaccacagagagagagagagagaaaccccgCGGGCCCCAGGCACAAAAAACGtctccatcccccccacccccccaaaaaaaacccaccccaaccccagccaGGCCCGGCAGGGCGCgcggcccgggggtggggtgcgCTGGGGGCCGGGACGAGGTAGGGCGCGCGGGGCTGCGTTCCGCGGAGGGGAGACGGGCGACCTCGGGTTCCTTccgggaaaataaaaaaaaaaaaaggagggggggaccatgacttcccccctcccccaaaaatcCCCCCGACCCCCGcgatggcggcggcggcgtgcGCATCCACCCCCGAGGGACGCAGCCGGGCCCGGCGTGGGGTGGCCGGggaggagggcgcggggaggggggggtcgcgccccccgcccccggccccccgccccccgccctcaccTGACCTTCTCGCTGTCCGTCATCTGCCAGAGCCCCAGGTTGAGCACCTTGAGGCAGGGCAGCTGCGTGATGCGCTCCAGGCCGCGCTTGGTGATGCGCGTGCAGCCGTACAGGTCGATGCCCGTGAGCTGGCTCAGGTGCTCGGCGATGAGCTCCAGGCCGCGGTCGGTGATGCGCGCGCACTGCCCGATGTTGAGCGTGCGCAGCCCGTGCATCTGCCGCACCATGCGGTTCAGGCCGTCGTCGCTGATGTGGCACGAGCACAGCGACAGCGACTTGAGCCCGTCCAGGCCCTGCGCGATGTAGGCCAGGCTCTGGTCGCCCACCTTGTCGCAGAAGGACACGTCCAGGCCCGAGAGGCGCAGGCCGCCGGTGGCCAGGTGCATGATGCCCGCGTCGCTGATGTTGTCGCAGGAGCGCAGGTTGAGGCTGCGCAGGCTGCCCATGTGCGACAGGTGCAGCAGCCCCGCGTCCGAGATGCCGCCGCAGAAGCTCAGGTTGAGCAGCCGCAGCCCCGTGAGCCCGCGCGCGATGTGCTTGAGCGACAGGTCGGTGAGCTTCTGGCAGTCCTGCAGCGTGAGCTGCTCCAGCCGCAGGCAGCCCTCGGCCGCGCTGCGCGTCATGCCCGCCAGGTGCCCGATGCCCACGTCCGAGAGGTGGCGGCAGCTGCGCAGGTTGAGGCTCCGCAGGCGCTGCAGGCCCCAGGCGATGAGCAGCAGCCCCGTGTTGGTGACGTTGCTGCAGCCGCCCAGCTCCAGCACCTCCAGGCCCTTGAGGTACTGCGCGATGCGGCCCAGGGCTGCTGTCGGTGATCTGCTTGCACAGGCTCAGGTTGAGCGCGCGCAGCGAGCCCACCTCCTGCACGAAGGCGTGGCCCAGCCCGTTGTCCGTCAGGTTGTAGCAGCCGCTCAGGTTCAGGCTCTCCATGTCCGCCAGGCCCTGCACCACGTAGCTCAGGCTGCGGCGCAGGCTGAGGATCTGCACGCGGCGGATGCCCCGGGCCTGCAGGCTGGGGAACAGCGACGGGTTGGCCCGGCGCAGGTGCAGCTTGGCCTCCACCCCCCGCCACACCCGACTTGTGGTAGGCGGCGTCCCGCCAGGCCGCGCACACCTGCGCCGCGCGCCCCTTGTCCCGCACGTCCAGGTAGCCGAAGATCATGGCGAGCAGCTCGGGGAAGAGGCAGGAGATGTGCGTCTCCATCttcccgcgcccgcgcccgcccgcccgcgcgcgcccgcccggccgcccgcctcGGGGAgccgggaggaggtgggggggggggggccggtccGGGGATCGGGGATCGGGGATCCGGGATCGGGCCCCCCGAGGACGCCCCGAGCGCGCGGGCCGCACGGCCgcctgcgccgccgccgccgccgccgccccgggccccgccccgccttccGGCCGCCGCCGCTCCGCCTCCCGGTgcgcccgtccgtccgtccgcccggcccggcccggccccgcgcgcccccggcctCACCGCCCGGGCCGGgaaggcgccgccgccgccgccgcccgccgccccgcccgcgccgccgcgcccccgggcccgcccgcgcccccggccgcatgccgcagccccccgccccccgccccgcccgcgccccgggccccgcgccccccgggccccggggcccggccccggccgctTCCGGCGCCGCCTTTGTCTCCCGGCCCGCGGCTCCCGCCGGCCCagccccgggccgccccgccgcgcggccgccccggcccggggggagggggacccgGAGGCCTCTCGGAGGGCCCCCCGCgcgcgccgcctccgccgccgccgccgcccgccctccGCGGCCGAGACTCGGGAGCGGCCGGCAGCCCCGGCGCCGAGGACCCCGCGCGGCCCGAGCGAGCGCGGCTGGGCGCGGACCCCGGAGCGGGCGAGGcgggcgcgccgccgccgcctccccctcccccccgcgtgCGCGCGCGCTTGGTAgcgcccggctccccgccccccccgccggcGCTCGCGGCGTGGTACGCGCCGCCGCCTGCCCTCCTCGGCGCGCGTGCGCGTGGTCGCGCCcggctccgcccccctccccccgccggcgCTCGCGGGGTGGTACGCGCCGGCGCGGCCGGAACGGGCGGGGCCGTTGCCCTGGAGACCGAGCTCCTCCCCCGCCGCGCGGCCGCCGCGTTAACCCCGTGGGCGCCGGGCCTTCCCCGCGGGAGCCCTCGGCACCCGGCACCCCCGCTCTCGGGCCTCTCTCGCGACCTGGAGGGCCTCCCGTCACacggggggtgtgtgtggggggggtgggcttgCTTCTGGAACGTTCCGGAGGGATGTGCTAGAGTCCTCCGCGCTGACTTCCGGGTTCCTCGCCCCGCTTCCGGCGGGCGCCGCGGGAAGCGCTCGGGGCCCGGCGTCGTCCTcggccccgggcgccccggcTCCTCGGCGGGAGAGCCGCGCATGCGCGGGCTGCGAGGCGAGGACCGCGGTTCGAGGcccgccggggcggggcgggggcggtgggCGCTCCCTGGACCTGGGGTCCTGAGGACGgcgccctctccctccccctcccttcgtTTGTGGTGGGGGACGGTCCCTCCGCGGGGATCTTGATTCCTCAAGCAGGAAGAAGGTGAGCCCCAACCCGGATGGGTGGGTTCCGGGGCCACCAGGTGCGTGCGGTGCCCCGGCCACCCCGGTGGGTCTCGAACCCAGGACCACAAAGTCACCAGCACGCACTCGGTCCGCTGGGAGTCTTTATTGAGCTGTGCTGGCCGCCTGAtggcccagcaccaccaccacctccactaccaccaccatctccaccatctccaccaccatcacctccaccatcaccatcaccaccatcatctcctccaccaccaccatctccactaccaccaccttcaccaccaccaccaccatctccaccaccatcatCTGCACCGCCAcaacctccaccatcaccaccaccatcaccaccaccaccaccatctccaccaccagcaccacctccactaccaccatcatcaccaccaccagcacaacctccaccaccatcatctgcaccaccatcaccaccacctccaccatcatctccaccaccaccatcaccaccaccatcacctccaccatcacaccatcaccatcatctcctccaccaccacctccactaccaccaccatcatcaccaccatcaccaccaccaccatcatctccaCCACCACCTTAGACCCTGCTAGGCAAAGCAAGCGAAGCAGCACAATCTCGGTCGTGGGCACCACTGGTGTTTACTAATTAACCCTAatatctccctccaccccccctccctctctgtctccctctccctctcccctctccccccctctcttctcccaccccccccactctCTCATTGGCCCCTAAATTAAAACCTGCCAGAACTCAGTGGTCTTCCTTGTTCCTTTCTTTAACGGTGGTCaggctgctttgggctcctgttattcatTCGCCAAAGTTCAGTTTgctaaaaggggagggggggtctcccctatacctttcacttggtttaccccccacccccgcctggcCTTGCCAGCTGAGGAAACTGGATGTGGCTGTCACCCCGAGCGTAAATGGAATTCCATCGAGGGAAGCTGGCCGCCACGGGTGTTCCATTGAGCAAAGCACAAGCAGGCGAAGAAAAGCTGGCCCCATGGGGGAGGCCCGGGCTGggccccgccagtgctggactcgCACAAGCCCAGCCCAGCTGCTGGCCGGGCCCTGCATCctgaggtcctggggtttgaac
This genomic window from Perognathus longimembris pacificus isolate PPM17 chromosome 27, ASM2315922v1, whole genome shotgun sequence contains:
- the Fbxl14 gene encoding LOW QUALITY PROTEIN: F-box/LRR-repeat protein 14 (The sequence of the model RefSeq protein was modified relative to this genomic sequence to represent the inferred CDS: deleted 2 bases in 2 codons), with the protein product METHISCLFPELLAMIFGYLDVRDKGRAAQVCAAWRDAAYHKSVWRGVEAKLHLRRANPSLFPSLQARGIRRVQILSLRRSLSYVVQGLADMESLNLSGCYNLTDNGLGHAFVQEVGSLRALNLSLCKQITDSSLGRIAQYLKGLEVLELGGCSNVTNTGLLLIAWGLQRLRSLNLRSCRHLSDVGIGHLAGMTRSAAEGCLRLEQLTLQDCQKLTDLSLKHIARGLTGLRLLNLSFCGGISDAGLLHLSHMGSLRSLNLRSCDNISDAGIMHLATGGLRLSGLDVSFCDKVGDQSLAYIAQGLDGLKSLSLCSCHISDDGLNRMVRQMHGLRTLNIGQCARITDRGLELIAEHLSQLTGIDLYGCTRITKRGLERITQLPCLKVLNLGLWQMTDSEKVR